CCGAAGAGTCCCGCCGCAAAGAGCGGAATCCCCCACCAGGTCAGAATGTCCCGCCAGCGGCGGACGGCGAGAATCCCGACGAGGAGCAGAAGTCCGAGCGGGAGCAGGAAGCTGAGGCGCATGAGCGTCCGCAGGCTGCGGAGCGATTTCAGCGGGCTTTCAGCGCCGACCTTGCTGGGAGTCAGGTCCACGCTGTCGGGGATGGAGGCGGCGATGGCTTGAACCTGGCTTTGGATGAGCGGCTGGAACAGGTCGAGCAGGCTGTCGGACGGGTTGCACAGCATGAACGAGGGCGCCTGCCCGAAGAGACTGCCGACGGTGAGTTGGGCGATCTGCTCGAACGAACAGGCGGGCTGGGCGCGGACGATCCCGAACAGGGCCTCCGTCCCCGCGGGCCCAGCGAGGTGGTTTTTGAACGCCGTCAATGAAACGACGACCGCCTCGCTTTTGCCGTTCAGGTAGTCGAAGACCGAGGCGACGGCCTGCTCGGTCATCGGGCGGCTGACTTCGGGAGGCAGGAGGGCGCGGAAGAGCGCCTCCCAGTTTTGGGCGGGGACCAGGTTCAGGTAGTTGCGCGCGCTGTTTGGATCGTCGGAGGCGGGCGCGCCCATCACGGTCTCGGCCGCGAGCGCGGGGAGTCGGTCGTAGAAGTTTTGGCGGTCCAGCGCGGCAAGATAGAAGTCCGCGTCGAAGAGCCGCCGCTCCGCGTTGACGAGCAGCAGCGCGAGTCCCGCGGTCAGCGCGAACAGCGCCGCGCAGACGGTGGTGAGGAATTTCGAAAACGGATCGAGGGAATTTCTCATGCGCTTATCGAGTACGCAAAGCGACAGTCCCTTCAGCGGTGACTGTCGCTTTGTCGTCGGGCGAAGTCCGCTTATTTTTGCGCGAACGTGTCAATCAGCAGTTTGAAATTCCCGCCCACGGGATATAGGATCGGGCAGGTGCAGCCGCGCTTGCGATACTCTTCCACTTTCGCTTTGGCTTCGGCGGGAGTCCCCGAGGCCGTGATCTTGTGGACGAGGCTGTGCGGCACGAGGTCTTTGGCTTTCATGATCTGTTCTTTGGTCGCGGGCCAGCCGAGGATGGACTGGATCTCGTGGATGACCTCGTCTGAGACGTTGGAGGCCTTGGCGATGTGCGGCTGCTGCGCGATGTACTGGCAGAGCAGCATCTTGGTGTAGTCCACGGCTTTCTCGTGGTCCTCGTCCACCGAGCAGACGATCAACTGCGGGCGGTCGAAGTCCTCCATTTTACGTCCCGATTTTTTCAGGCCGTTTGCGAGCAGTTCCATGGCGTTGTCGTTGTATTCAGGCGCGACGCAGTAATTCAGCACCACGCCGTCGGCGATCTCGCCCGTCATCTCCATCATCTTGTCGCCCGTCGCGCCGATCATGATCGGGATGTTGCGCGGCTCGCGGCGTCCGTACACTACGTCCAGCTCGATTCCGTCCACGTGATGGAATTCGCCGTGGAAGGTGACGCGCTCCATGTTCAGCAGTTTCTTCAGCACGGTGACGGTCTCGCGCATGGCGGTCAGCGGCTTTTTGCGTTCGATGCCGACGTTCTTCGCCAGCGGGTCCCACCACGCGCCGATCCCGCAGATGACGCGGTTCGGGGCGAGGTCGTCCAGCGTCAGGAAGGTGGCGGCGAGCAGGCCGATGTTGCGCGTCCAGTTGTTGATCACGCCCGAACCGACTTTGATGCGATTTGTCACGGCGGCGTAGGCCGCCATCGGGACGATGGCGTCGCGCACGAGGCGCGACTCCGCCTGCCAGACGGCTTCGAATCCCTTTTCTTCGGCGTAGCGCGCGTAGTCCAGTCCATCGCGCAGGTCGTGCGAATCTTGCAGATATAGAGCGACACGTTCCATGTTAATTTTCCTTTTAGTCGTCAGATGATGTGAGACCTATTATAGCGTAAGACAAACGCACAACGGACGCGTCAACGCTACAACGCCTGCAACCGTTTCCACACCTGCGGCGCGAGTTCGCGCGCCCGCGCGGCGAGACGTTCCTCGTCCATCGTCAGAATCTGCTTGTTCCTCATCAGGATTTTGCCGCGGCAGACGGTGGTGTCCACGACGGAATCGGTCATGCCGAAGATGAGATGACCGAGGAAGTTGCTCTCGTCCATCGGCGTGGGCGGGATGTAGTCGAGGATCGCCATGTCGGCGGGACGTCCCTCGGCCAGTTCGCCAAGTCGGATCCCGAACTGACGCTCCGCGAGGTCGGCGTTGTTTTGCAGGAGCAGTTGCGGCGCCTCCGTGAATGCGACGCGCGGGTCGCGGTTGTCGAGACGATGGAGCAGGTAGGCGGCGCGCATCTGGGTGAGCATGTCCGAGTTCATGCCGTCCGTGCCGAGTCCCACCAGGATGCCCTTGCCGAGCATCTTCAGGATTTGCGTCACGCCGACCGCGTTGTTCATGTTCGATTCGGGGTTGTGGACGATGCTGGTCCGTGTGTCGGCGACAATGTCCATCTCCTCCTCGTCAATGTGGACGCAATGCACGAAGATGGATTTCTCGCCCGTGACGTTCAACCGATCCAGCCGCTTCACGGTCGGGACGCCGTACTTTTCGAGGGAATCCTGGCGGTCGGCCGCGTCCTCCGCGACGTGGATGTGGCAGCCGACGCCCGCGTCTCGCGCGATGCCGACGCACTTCTCAACCGTGTCGTCCGCGACGGTGAACGAGGCGTGCAGTCCCATCATGGCCGCGATCTGGCCGTCGCCTTTGCCGACCTTTTTGATGAAGCGTTCGTTCTCTCGAATGCCCTCCCCGTGGACGTTGCGGTCCGAGACCTCGTAGCACAGCGAGGCGCGGACTCCCGCCTGCCGCACCGCGGACTCGATGATGTCGAGCGAGCCGTCGCTGGCGGAGGGGGAGGCGTGATGGTCAATGATGGTCGTCGTCCCGTTGCGGATGCTCTCGATCAGCGGGATCTGCGCCGAGAGCAGGATGTCGTCGCCGACGATGGCGCGGTCCACTTTCCACCACAGGCGTTCGAGGACTTCCACGAAGTTGGAGGCGGGCTCGCCAGGGATCGCCATGCCGCGCGCCAGTGTGGAATAAAAATGATGGTGCGCGCAGATGAAGCCTGGCAGGACGACTTTGTTCGAGCAGTCCACCGAATCGGCGTCGGGATATTTTTGCTTCATCTCCGCGGCCGCGCCGACGGCGATGATATTCTCGCCATCCGTCACGACCGAGCCGTTCCAGAGCACGCGGTTATTTTTGCCGAGGGTGACTACGATCCCGTTTTCAAATCGAGTGGTCATGTGTCCTTCCTTTTTGAGTGTGATGAGCGACGCGGCGCGTTTTGCGATATTTATTAGAAATCATATCGGCGTTCTTTTTCTGCCGCGAATGGCGCGAATTTCACGAAAGAGTCCACTGAAACAAGGCAATCTCACCGCCAAGCGCGCGAAGGTCGCTAAGAAAAACCAAATTTCGGATTCATTTTTAATGAAAGCTAAGTGAATCTTCAAAATTCTTAAATCGTTTTTAAATTTCTTCGCGTTCTTTGCGGTCTTAGCGGTAAGAAATGGTTTTTTCAGTGAAGTCACGAAAAATCTTGAAAATTCGCGCGCATTCGTGAAATTCGCGGCCGAGAATCTTATTTCTGAAGGAGTCTCTTCCCGAAGGGCGCGGTTATTCCTGATCCGCCGGCGCTTTGAATCCGTCCAACAGAGCCAGGTCTTCGGGCAGGTCCAGGTCCAGTTCGAGCGAGGGGAGTTTGACGACCTCCAGCCGCGCTCCCGCTTTCCTGGCGTGTTCACAATGCCGGCGATACGAGCCGACGCCGAAGTCGTACTCGATCAGCCCCGCGGGAGACATCAGCAGGGCGTTGGTCCCCTCTTCGCGGCGGTCGGGGGCGATGACTACCACAGGCGGGTCTTTCGCCCGTTCGATCAACGCCCGGATGTCGGCGGGTTCGAGGAGCGGCAGGTCGGCCGGCAGGATCAACACCCCGCGCGTCGCGTGGACTTTCGCCACCACGGTCGCGCGCGCCAGCGCGGTGTTCAGGTGCGGCTGGCCGTCCTCGCGGACGGTGCGGGCGCCGTGCCTGCGCGCGACCGTCAACGCGTGCGGGTCGCGGCTCACTACCAGTACCTGTTCCAGTTCCTTCAGGCTGGTCAGCGTCTCCAGCGTATGTTTGAGAAGTTTTTCGTTTAGTTGCGCGCGCTCGTCCTCCGAGAGCGTAGTAGACAGGCGGGATTTCCCACGCCGCAGCGGTTTTACGGGAACGATGGCCCAAAGTGTCATGTCGCATTTCCAATGAATTGCAGGACTTCCCGCGCCAGCCGGGCGCGGTCCGCAACCGTTTTCATATATGTATTTGTGACCAGCGTTTGAATTTTAATCTGTTTTGCGAGTTCTGAGTCCGCCGAATCCACTACGATTCCCGTGAGAAAATTCTCATAATGTCCCGCCACCGCCAGCGCCGACGGTTCGATGCCGAGTTCCGCGTACATTTTCGCGGCGGGACCTTTCACCGTCTGCCCCGCGATGATCGGAGAGACCGCCACGCGCGGGACGGCGGACGGTGGGAGGCGGAGGACGGCCAGGATCGGATCAACGCTGACCCACGGATTCGACGGGCAGACGACGATCGCGTCCGCCGACTCGAACGCTTCGCGCGTCCCCGCAGCGGGCGAGGCCGCCCCGAGCCCCTCAAACCGAAAGCCTTTCACGCGCGGACGGCAGCGTCGGCGGACGAAGTATTCCTGGAACGGCAGATCGCCCTCGTCCGTCTCGACGATGGTGCGGACGGGTTGGTCGCTCATCGGCAGGACGGTATGCTTCACGCCCCACGCCTTGCAGAAATCGCGCGTGACCTGCGAGAGGGACTGTCCCTCTTTCAGCCGCCGCGTCCGCTCGACGTGCGTGGCGAGGTCGCTGTCGCCGAGGTTGAACCAGTCCGCCGCGCCGAGGCGTTTGAGATTCGCCATCGCGTTCCACGTCTCGCCCGCGCGTCCCCAGCCCGTGTCGGGATTTGCCAGTCCCGCCAGCGTGTAGCAGACCGTGTCGAGGTCGGGAGAGATGGACAGCCCCAAATGTTCGAAGTCGTCGCCAGTGTTGACGATGACGGTCAAATCTTCGGGAGGCAGGATCTGGGCGAGTCCGTGCGCTAGCTTCGCGCCGCCGACTCCGCCCGCGAGGGCGAGGATGTTCATTTTTTGTATACTTCTCCTCCCTCTTTTACAATAAGAATATGGATCTCCAGCTTTTCAAATGCCCACTTTGTTTCTTCAATCAGGCTTAGATATCGTTTAAAGTCTGGAAGTCCAATGGCAACGATACTACTTGGCGCTTTGCTTTTTCTTCGTATTGCGGAAACTAACACTTCAGAAAACCAATGCTTTGCTTGAAGTGTTGGTTGGGTCTTTTTGGCTTGACCCTGCTTTTCTCCGTCTGCATATTTATCAGACGGATATCCTTTTACTTCGATTAAAACTTCTTGATTATCTCGTTTGGCGATAATGTCGACGCCTCGTTGTTTTGCTAATGTATCTGTTGTAATGACTTGGTAACCGATATTCCTAAAGTATGATGCAATTTTTTCTTGAACATTTCCTTCCCAGAACCAATCATTTTCTTTTTTCCACATAAGATCTCCTATTTTTCTATTACGATTTCGTTAGCCAGCCTCAATATCTTTTCTTTTGGCTCTTCCTCCGCCCATCCTACAAAAATCATCGCCTGCGGCTCCCACGTTTCGGGCAATTCCAGCGCGGAGCGCGTCTCCTCTTGCGCGTAGAGCGGCCAGCAGACCCAGTTTCCGCCCAGCCCCTCGGCGTGCGCGGCGAGCAGGAGGTACGTCGCCGCGTTCGCCACGGATTGGATGGACATGACGCGCTCCTCGGGCGTATCCGCGCGGACGGCGGTCACGTCGCGGCAGAGCAGGATGAGGACGGGGGCCTCGTCAATCCGACGGGCGGACCGCGCGGCGCGCGTCTCGATCTCGGACGCGGGCGCGCCCTCGGCGGCCATGTCCGCGCGCAGGGCGGCGGCGAGGGCCTGGGCAAGTTTGGTTCTTTTATCCGCAGATTGCGCTGATCTCGCAGATAGAGTTTTGTTAATGACAACAAATCTCCAGGGCTGGAGGTTGTGCGCGGACGGGGCGTGAGTCGCGGCGGCGATCACGCGCGAGACGGCCTCGTCCGCTACGGGGTCGGGTTTGAAGCGGCGGACGGAGCGACGCGCCCGCAGGAAGTCGAGGAGTTCGTCCGCGCTAGGCATGAGCGTCGAAGCGCTCGGGCAGGATTTTGTAGATGACGCGCGTTTGGCCCTCCGCTTTTTTCCACGGCTGGTTGCTGTATTTCATCGAGAGGGCGTTGATGTGTTCGTCGCCGCCGCTTTCGGTGATCTCGGCCACGCGCCCGCGGATTTGCAGATAGCGATATGGCGTTTTCGGGTCCTGGATGAGCAGCGCCACCTGCGGACGGGCGCGCATGTTGCGGTCTTTGACGCGTCCCTTGGCGGTGTTGATGAGGATGTGCGTTCCGTCGGTGTTGAACCAGACGGGCGTGACTTGCGGCGAGCCGTCGGGCATGACGGTGGCGACGTAGACGAAGGCTTTGGTCTCGTCTTTGAGCAGGTCTTGATATTCGGGGGGAAAAAGTTTCATGGTTGAATCTCCAAATCGGGTTTCAAGTGTCAGGCGAGGCGGTCGCGGAGGAAGGCGAGGGTGCGTTCCCAGGCGAGACGCGCGGCTTCTTCGTTGTATTCGGGACGGTCGCTCTCGAAGAACCAATGGCGCGTGTCGGGGTAGACGTGAAATTCGACCTGTCTGCCCGCGGCTTTGAGCGTCCTCGCCAGTTTTTTACGGCCAGAATCGGATACAAATTCATCCGTCTCCGCGTAATGGCCGAGGAAGGCCGACTTTGTTTGCGCGAAGTCGCCGCCGCGCGCGCCGTAGAACAAAACCGTCGCGGCGATTTCCTTCGGTTTTTCCTCCACGAGCCACAGGCCCAGCCACGCGCCGAGCGAGAATCCGACCAGGCCGAGCGGCGCGCCGCCTGAATCGTTTTTCAACCGCTCGAACGCGTCGAGAATTTGATACAGGGTTGGGTCGCTCTTGATCTTTGCCTGGCGGAGTCTTTTTGCGTTGGCGGGCGTCTCGGCGGTCTCGCCGCCGTACAAGTCGGGCGCGAGGACAAGGTAGCCCTCGTTTGCAAGTCGGTTGCAAAACTGTTTGGCGAAATCGTTCAATCCCCACCAGGCGTGCAGGACGAGAATCCCGCCGCGCAGCGCGGACTTTGGGATGGCGAGATAGTCGGACATGGAAACCTCCTATCTAAACATGTCCTGGGTTTTTGGGCGCAGCAGTTCTTTCATGGAGCCTTCGCGCAGCGGATACGGGAAGCCGCGCGCGTGGACGACGGGCGTGCCTTCGGCGGCCTGTCCCATCATAAGCGAGGCGGCCGCGGCCAGTTCGTCCGCAACGCCGACGACGGTGATTTGCAGTTCGCGCCCGAACAGGTCTTTCCAGCCGCGCTCGTCCATCACCGCGGGGATTCCGCTCAGCCCGATGCACATGCCGACCGTCCCGATGCGCCAGGCGCGTCCATGTGAGTCGACGAGCATGACGCCGATTTTCTTTCCCGTTTTGGACTCGACCTTTTCACGGATCGCGCGTGACGAGGCGTCGGGGTCGCGGGGGAGGAGGAGTACCCCCTCCCCGCCCCCCTCTGTCTCTCCCCCCAAATTCGGAGAATTTGGGGGGAGATGGAGGGGGGTAACATTCGAGTGGTCAATCCCCGCGTTGGCGCAGACGAAGCCGAGTCGGTGTTCGACGATGACCGTCCCGGCGCGCACGCGCAGGACCTCGGCGCTTTCCTGCAAAATTAGTTCCGCCAGGCGCGGGTCTTTTTCCGAGCGACGCGCCAACTCGAGCGCGTCTTCGCTCGGCTGGACGGAGGCCAGGTCCACCATCCGCCCCTCGGCTTTGCTGACGATCTTCGACGTGACGACGAGGATGTCGCCGTCCGCGAGTTCGATGCCGTTCGCGGCGAGCGCCGAGACAAGAATATCCGCCAGGTCGTCGCCGTGGCGGATAAGGGGAATGTGCTGGAGAGGGGTGAGGGTGAGCATCTTGGTCGGTTGCCAGTGACTGATCACTGATCACTGATTACTGATCACTGTTCACTGATCACTTTCTCTCCGCCCCCGTAATCTTGATCCCCGCGTGCGCGCTTCCATATTTTTTGTTGATGCCGATCAGCACGCTGGTGAGACCTTCGACCACGACGGAGTTTTCGAGCGGACCGGCGTCCCAGCCTGTCAGCCCCGCGGCCTCCACGAGTTTGAGCGTCTCGGCGCGCGCCTCTTTGGATGTGCCAGTCACCAGCACGTCGCACTCCACGTCCGCGTCGGTGAGCAGATGTTCGTGGGAGACGTTCTGGAACGCGGCGCAGACTTGCGCGTCCGCGCCGAGGATCTCGCGCGCTTCCTGCGCGGCGGAGCCCGCCTTCGGCATTTGCACCGTCGCCACTTTCGGCGGGACGAGCGGGACGGTTACGTCAATCAGGATTTTCCCTTTGACCGCGTCTTTCACCGCCTCGAGCGTGGACCGGTGCGCGGCGTACGGGACGGTCAGGACGACGATGTCAGCCTGGCGCGCGGCGTCGAAGTTGCTCATTCCCTGGATGAAGGCTTCGCCCTGAAGCCGGTCCATTAATTCCGAGGCGGCGGCCTCTGCCTTTGCCGCCTCCCGCGACCCGATGTGGACGTGGTAGCCCGCCTTCGCCCAGCGATAGGCGAGTCCTTTACCTTCCTTGCCGGTTCCGCCGAGGACGGCGACAGTTAACAGAATGGGGGAATTTGTCATAGTGCGCTCCAATGTGGTGGTGTTGACGTACGCGGGATGCGATCCCGGAGAAACTCAGATCAAAAATGGCTGGGCAGCGCGGCGCCGTCGGATGCCAGTTCCCACAGGGTTTGATAGGCGGCCTCGCGCAGGTCCGAGTCTCGGCTGTGGACGGCCTCGACGATCCGTTTCACGACGTTTTCGCCGGGCGCGCGGCGCAGGCGCTCCAGCGCGGCGAGACGTTCCTCGACGGTCCCGTCCGAGAACGCGTCCAACAGAATATCGGTGGCGGGGACGCCGGGCGAGATGCCCATTCCCTGCTTGCCCGCGTATTCGATCAGCCACTGGGTTTCGGACGGCGGCGTGAGCGGGCGCGGGACGCGCGGGTCGCGCGCGAGCGACCGGCTTTCGATGGCTTCCGCGGCCGAGTTCTTGACGATCCACTGGTCGTCGTTCACCTGCCGGTCTTGCAGGAGTTCGAGCGCCCAGGGTTCGTCCACGCGTGCCAGCCCGTAGACCGCTGAGCGGCGGACGAGGATGTCCTGCATGGTCGCGCCGTCCCTGAGCATGGCGTGACCTTCCTGCGGGTCGTTGGCGAGCGCTTCGGCCGCGGCGCGGCGCAGTTCCTCGTCGCCTTCCAGCAGGGCGTGCGCCACCGCTTCGAGCGCGTTTGTGGATCCCAGAGCGACCAGCGCGAGACAGGCGGCGCGCCGCGCCGCGAGACTGGGCGCCGTAGTGGTGGACGAAAGCAGTTCCAGCGCCTTCGAGTCGCGGATCACGCCGCTCCCCAGCGCGGCCAGCGCGATGAGTTCGAACGAGAGCGATTGCAGCGACTGGCGGAAGAAGGCCGCCGCGCCAGGGTCGCCGCAGAGAGCCAGGGCGGCCATGGCCTGTCCGCGCAGGCCGCGCGGCTGGGTCTCGTCTTGCAGCAGGCGCGCCAGCCCGGCCATCACGCGTCCGCGCCAGGCGGCTTCGCGCGGCGCCTCGCGCAGCCAGCGGGCCGCGGTCAACAGCGGGCGTTGCAGCAGCGGGTCGTCGGAATCGAGCATGGCCTCTGCCACGCGGGTCGCGTCGCCCTGCGAGGCGAGGTAGCGCGCCGCCAGCGTCTTGCCGCCCCAGTCGGGCTGCCGGATCAAGGCGTCGTCGGTCTTGTAAGCGCTCAGGGCGCGCCCGGCGAGGTATCCGCCGAAGATCGGATGCAGGAAGCGCATGAGGCGGTTCGGATGTGTGAGCAGCAGTCCGCTTTCGGACATTTTTCCGAGCAGGCCGCTGGACGGAGCCTGGACCGCGCCCGCTTCTTTTTTCTGGCTGAGCGGACCGGTACCAGCGTTCGGCGCCTCGCCCTCGGCGGGGGGCGTCCCTTCGACGGGTTTTTCCTCCGCCGGTTCGAACGAACGCACCCACTCGCGCGCTTTGCGCGGGTCGAAGATCGGCTGCGCGTTCAACGTCGCCTGCATGGCGAGCGTCTCCAGCGCGGCGGCGGGCGTGTCGGGCGGCGCGACGCGGCGGATGTGCGCGGCGATGGCGTCCTGGACGTGCGGACCGAGGCTGTCCCCGGCGAATCCGCCCCAGATCTTCAACGTCAATTCGAAAGGCGTCAGGTATTGGTTTCCGTATCCGAGCCAGGCTTCGAGCAGGATCGGGTCAATGGCCTCCTGCGTCATCTGCGCCCAGGCCTCGCTTTCGAGGAAGCGCTTCCATAGTCCGCCCCACTTGCGGATGAACTCGGTCTGGCGATGCGCGTCCCAGCCCATCAGGGCGAGCGGCGCAAACCCGAGTTCCAGCAGGCCGTCCATCCGTTCGGGCAGCGCGGTTGCGACGACGCGCGTATCGGGATGAGCCTGGAGCAGCGTCTTCAGAAAATCGCAGACGGTCTTTTGTCCGTCGGCCGGGAGTTCGTCGAAGCCGTCCAGCAACAGAAGCGCCCGTCCGCTTTTGAAGATGTACTGCGCGAAAGACGCCATGCGTCCGACCTCCAGGAAGGAGGTCCGCTCCGCTTCGGCGTCAATGATTGGGTTGAGGATGTTCTGCGGATTGTCCACCGGCAGGGACAGGTCCGCGACGTGGACGAGGAAGGGGACGCGGTCGGCGAGCGCGCCCAACTGCGGGTCGCGGTTGGCCGACAGCGTGGCGAGATGCGCCAGCGCGACCGTCTTGCCGAGGCCGTACGCGCCGACAACGGCGATGTTGCTCCCGCCCGAAAGCGCCTGCGGCAAAGTCAGGGACGGGGCGCGGTAGAGACTCGCCAGTTCGGGCCAGGAGGGGAGGTAGGGCAGAGTTTGGGAGACGATGTCTTCGGGAGGCAGACTCGCGCCCGGCTCGACGCGCGGCGGCGGGGCGATGAACTTCGGCGTCAGGATGATTTCGTCCAGCGCGAAGAGGGGCGCGGCCAGGTGCATCCCCTGGGCGCGGCGCAGCGTGACCCGCCGCAGGTTGTCCTCTATGCCGGTGGAGCGGCGCGCGCGGGCCTCCTCGCGGCGGACGGCCATCCCCGCGCGCCACTCGCGGAACGCGGGACGCATCCGCGCCGCCAGGAACGAAGCGAGGATGCCGAAGACGGCGCCGATGCCGAAGGAGAGAGGGTCAATGTAGAACGGCATGTCCCAGTTTGGATCAATCCGTGAAAAGGATGCGCGCGCAGGTGGGACAGCGCGCGATCTCGCGGCTGACGCGCACGGTCTGCTGTTGCGCGGGCGTGAGCGTGGTCCCGCAGGCCGCGCAAGCCCCGTCGCTGATGACGGCGACGGCCACCCCGCGCTTGTCGCGGCGCAGGGCGTCGTATTGGTCGAGGATGGAGGCTTCGAGCGGCGCGCCTGCGGCTTTGCGTTCGGCCTCCAGACGCTCGAGGCTGCGCGCCAGGGTCTCGCGTTCGCGCGTCAGGTCGCGGGCCTGGGCGCCGAGGCGGGATTCGACTCCGCCCAGCGCGGCCCGCGCCTCGGTCAGGGATGCGCCGGCGTCGTCGTTCGCCAGCATCGCTTCGAGCAGGCGGTCTTCCAGCGTGGCGAGATATTTTTTCAGCGAGGCTGCTTCGTGCTGCAAATCCTGAAGTTCCTTTGGATTGCGGACCGCGCCGCTGTATAGACTGGATTCGGTCTGCTCGATCTTGATGCGCTGGGACTGGGCTTCCGCTTCGGCCTGACGTTGGGCGCGTTCGGTTTCCCGACGCGTTTCCTCCGCCGCGGCGAGGCGTTCGGAGGCGGCGCGCAGTTCCGCGTCGTTGTCGAGCGCGGCGCGGATGGCTTCGAGGCGGGCGCGCGCCCGGTCCATTTGCGTGTCTATCTGCTGGAGGCGGTATAGTCCGAGGGCGGCGCTCATGGGGTGATTATAAAACAGAAACCAGGTTTCTCGAAGAAACCTGGTTTCTGCGCGTTACTGTGTCGATACGTTGAAATAATTGTAGACGGCTTGCGAGATCTGGCCGAAGAGTTTGTTGGCGTTGTCGAAGACGATCTGGACGGGGTGATAGGTGTAGACCGCGATGACGTAGTTGCCGCCCGGCGAGTAGACGATGGCCGCGTCGCTGACGTTGTTGATGACGCCCGCGTTGTTGGTGATCCAGCCGTGCTTGTGGGCGATGCGCGTCCCTTCGGGGACGCCCGCCTGCAGGAGCGCGCCGAGTTTGTCCTGCACGAGGATCTCGATCATCTGCTGGCAGACCTGCTGGCTGATCTTGCCGGGGAAGACGGCCACCAGCGCGCCGCCGTTCTTGTCCGCGCATTGGTAGAGGTCTTCGAGTAATATGCCCATGTCCGAGGGCGTGGTCTGGTTGTAGTCGTCGGGGTTGGCGCTCACGTCGACGCGCGAGTTGGAGGGCGTGGTCATTCTCTGGAGCAGGGGCGCGCCCTGATAGAAATAGCCCGCCATGAAGGTGTTTTCAAGGCCGAGGGCTTTCATCTTTTCGGTGACGAGGAGCGGACCGCGGTTCTCGTCCAGCGCGGCCATGAACTTGTCGGCGGGCGGGTTTTCGGAGCGGCGGATCATGTCTACCATCGCGTCGAGAGTCTTTTGGTCGAGGGCGGCCGCGCCGAACTGGCTGTAGTACGAGATCATGATGGGAATCTTGGCGGTGGAGGAGGCGGTGAAGGCCACGTCGGGTTGGACGGAGATCGGCTGGCCGGCGTTCTCGGCGAAGTGGATCTCCTGTCCCGTTTGCAGGTCGAGCATGTACAGACCGACGAGGCCGTCGAAGTCGTTAAGCTGGATGATCTGTTTGAGCAGGATTTCGAGATTGTCGAGGGTGGGATGCGCCGCGGCCGTGCGGATGGAGGTCAGCGCGACGGCGCGGCTGGAGGGGGAGCGCAGGGCGTCTTCGATGAGGGTGACGGCGCGCTCCACGTCGAGGGTCTGGCCGGGCGCGCCGGGCAGGAAGTTGGTGGTGCCGGGAATCGGCTGGGCCGGGGCGGGAGGCGTGTCGTAGCGAAGGGCGATCTCGTTCTGGAGGTAGTCGCGCAGGCGCGCTTCCGAGAGTTCGGAGACGAGCGGGACGTCGGCCGCGGCGGGCGGACGGTTCCAGAGGTAGTCCCAGAATCCGCCCCAGAAGGAAGCGCCGGTGCGGGTCAGGTCTGCGGCGGCGAGCATGGCGTCCATGTTCACCT
This DNA window, taken from Candidatus Denitrolinea symbiosum, encodes the following:
- a CDS encoding NADPH-dependent F420 reductase, coding for MTNSPILLTVAVLGGTGKEGKGLAYRWAKAGYHVHIGSREAAKAEAAASELMDRLQGEAFIQGMSNFDAARQADIVVLTVPYAAHRSTLEAVKDAVKGKILIDVTVPLVPPKVATVQMPKAGSAAQEAREILGADAQVCAAFQNVSHEHLLTDADVECDVLVTGTSKEARAETLKLVEAAGLTGWDAGPLENSVVVEGLTSVLIGINKKYGSAHAGIKITGAERK